TTATTTTTATCTACACAGGTTATATGATGGCCCAAGTCCGCTAACACAGCAGAAGATGTTAGTCCAACATAACCGGCTCCAATCACACAAATATCCACTTCAAATCACCTTCCACAAGACCTTAGCTTTTACATAGTATTAGAAGGGGTGCTTGGTTTGTGACTATTTGCACCATGAATAATGAATAAGTGGGCAAAAACAGAAAGCTAATTGTTTGCCTGATGTGATATATTCTTTCTTTAGGCTGGGCTAAAACCAAGGTCTGTACGGCATAATTGCTATATTTTTCTTTATCGAAGCAGCGCCCTTTTTTGTGCGAATGACTATCTATCCTCTGGGTAAGTGAATAGAATATTCCAAACAGGCTGAAGGGGAGAGTCGTTGTGATAAAAAAAGCAGTTATTCCAGCAGCTGGCTACGGAACAAGAAGCCTACCTATAACAAAAGTGATCCCAAAGGAAATGTTCCCGATTGGTGAGAAACCAGCAATTCAATATATTGTAGAGGAAGCAATTGCTTCTGGAATTCAGGAGATATTAATCATAGTCTCTCGTGCGAAAAACCTAATAGTCGATTATTTTGATCACTCATTAGAACTAGAGGCTTTTTTAGAAAGGAAAAACAAAGATCATCTGCTAAAGGAAATGGAGATACCTAATATCCAAATTCATTATACTAGGCAGCCTTATGCAAGAGGACTAGGGGATGCGATCCGTCTTGGCGCAAGCTTTGCCCACAATGAACCATTTGCTGTCCTTCTCCCTGATGATATTGTCATTCCCCAAGGATTACCTGCTTTGCAGCAATTAATTTCCGTTTTTAATGAAACAGGCAGCAGTGTAATTGGGCTAAAAAAAGTAGAAAGAGAATTATTAAAAAATTATGGAGTTGTGAAAGGACAGCTGATTCAGCCCGGTAGAGTCAAGATTGAGAGCCTTGTTGAAAAGCCTCTTGAAAACCCGCCATCTGATTTAGCGGTGGTCGGCCGTTATGTTTTCACCCCTGATATTTTTAAATATTTGGAGAAGATTAAACCGGGAAAAGACGGAGAATATCAGCTTACTGATGCGATCCAGCAATTAACAGAGGCAAATGATGTGTTTGGAAGAATTATCGATGGTGACCGATATGACATTGGTAATACAAATGAGTATATTCGTTTAATTAACTATGTTCATAAACCCCGCAAATAATCTGGAGATTTTATTAATAAAACTAGTAACAGAATAATAGACTAGATTAGGCATTTCCATTCCTTTTAGTAGGGGGATTATTGTGCAGGAGAGGGATAAACAAAGGCCAGCAATGGGAAAAAGAGATATCATTTTGCTGGTCTGTATCTTTTACTTATTAGGGATTGTAACGGCAATAGGCATTTATTTGTTTTGGTTGGGGAAAACGGAAGCACAGGCTGAGGAGCCAGAGTTATACAGTGAATTATATGTGGCGGATGTCTATATTCGTGGTGACCGCACGGAGGAGGAAAGTAAACTTTCTAAAGAACAGAATTATCAATTGTGGGAAGTAACAACTGTGCTAAGAAGTGCTTTGTATCAATACGTGAAACAAACAAATAAATTTCCTAAAGACTTATCTCTATTAGAGCGGCCTTTCCCATATAATTATCTATCAGCCATTCCCCAGGAGCCGCTAACTTTTTCGAAGGTTGTGGCCGATACCTATACAGGTTCAGGCGGATGGGTATATCAGCCGGTAACATATGCTCTAGAAAAAACGAATGAACCGATGCTTAAGCAAATGATCCAGGATATCCTATACCCGAATATAGAACTGGGTCAAGTAAAGTTTCCTGATTTTGACCCTTTAAAGATCATCGTCAATAAAGGAAAGAATGAATTATGGCTAGTGTCAGGTAAAATTGTGCTCCAGAAATACCCGGTTGGATTAGGTAAAAACGGAAAGACACCAGAAGGAAGCTTTCAAATAGAAGAAAAAATGATGAATCCTAATGGCGCTTTTACTCCTGTTAAAAATAATCCATACGGGAACAGAGCGTTAGTCTTTGCTCCGAGCTTTGCCATTCATGGAACCAATAATCCGGAGTCCATCGGGAATAATGTTTCAAAAGGCTGTATTCGGATGAATAATCACGAAATTGCAGAGTTATATGCAAAGGTCCCGCTGTATACAATGGTTGAGGTTAAAGAGGATGGACCGTGGGCCGAATCATTAGTCCGGCCATTGTATAAAGGAAGCAGTAATTCTGAAAATACTTTTAACCAGATCAATCGTCCAAAAGAAGAAAACTACGGGGTCTTTTATAATTGGTCCGGATAAGTATAACAAATTTAGGGTCTGACCTATGGGCAGACCCTTTCATTTAACAATCCTCAGGTGTATTTAAATGAAGTGGTGGCGGAATTAACCATCCTTTTTCTTTGTTTAGACGTAATAATTTTGCCCCGTATTGCGCCTTAGTCATATGAAATTGACCGAACATCATCGCAATATCTTCGCGTACAGATTGAGCAATTGCCTGACTGCAAGCGATGAGACCCGCTGCAATGTCTGCACTGACCATTGCACTTACTTCTGGGTCGTTGATGCGCGCTCCTGCTGGAATGCTTTCAATTGTCGCATACGGACGCTCTGGCGGTGCAGGAGGTAGGGCAATCCCATTTACCTTCAAGATTTCTTCAAGCTTTTCTTCTTCGCGCTTCATATCCTGAATGGAATCGGCTAATAACTTTTTAAGGTCTTCGTCTCCAGTGTGATTTTTGAGCGTTTGGTATCCGGCAATTTTACCTTTGGCTGCTGCTAAAAAAGAAAAAATAGCAAAAACCTCACCATAATGCAAAGGTTCATTTTGTGGACTTCCACTTAAAACTCCCATTATAACCCTCCCTATTTGCTTAAGGTTCATTTTAGTCTCCTCTTTCAAACAATTTGAGACAAGGTTAGTTTCTTCTTGTCGTATAAAAATATTCTTTAAAACGAAACAAGTTAAGCTATGATAGTCGAAATTATTAGAAGCAAACTATAAAATGGTCTTAGGTCATTTGAGAAGGGGAATGGAAAATGTCATACACAGATACAATTGAAGTAAATCAACAGTTGGAAGAGGTCTTTGCTGCCGTAAGTAATGCTGAAAATGGTCCTCACTTTTTTGATAATGTTGAAAAAGTGGAAAAGCTTACTGATGGACCGATTCAAATCGGGACGAAATATCAGGAAACAAAGAGGATCCGCAGCTACAAAGCGGAAGCTATTCTTGAAGTAGTGGATTTTGTCCTAAATAAACAATACAAGTTAAAAAGCGAACCAAATGGACTAATTGTATTGAATGAATATACCTTTACCTCTACAGAAAAGGGGACGAAAATTGAGTTCAAAATGAAGATTCAAACAAAAGGGATCCGAAATCTGCTAACAAAACCTATCATTGTCAACATTCTAAAAAAAGAGAATGAAAATCACTTAGCGAACATCAAGAAATTTGTAGAGGCCTAAGTAAAAGAAAAAGTGCCAGCATTTTAGAAAATACTTGGCACTTTTATACTTACTCCACCTTTTTCAGAGGTTTGTTAGTAGGCCCTTCAATAACTTCTCCATCAATGGAAAAACGAGACCCATGACATGGGCAATCCCAGGTGCGTTCCCCGTGGTTCCATTCCACCTCACACCCCATATGTGTACATGTGGTATCGACCATATGGACTTTGCCGTCCTGATCTTTGTATACTCCTGTACGCTTTCCATTCAAATTAATAACGGCACCTTCATTCAATTGAATTTCCTCTAATTTTTTACCTGTATATTCAAGCTTTCCTGCGAAAAGGTGGCCGGCTACATCTGCATTGGTCTTGATAAATTCCTTTATACTCGGATCCGCATAGAATCGGGAGGGTGTAAAAAGATCTGCATATGGATTATCGACCTCTTTTATCAGATCTGTAATTAGTAAGGCAGCCGCTGTACTGGAGGTCATCCCCCATTTTTTATAGCCGGTTGCTACAAAAATATTGGGAGTGTCCTCCGCAAAATGACCAATATACGGTATTTTGTCTAAAGTATAGAGATCTTGGGCTGACCATTTATGTGTGATTTCTTTAATGCCAAAAACATCGTTGGCGAATCGCTCAAGATCTTTATAAATAGAAAGCGTATCAGGACCCTGACCTGTTTTATGAGTCCCTCCCCCGATTATTAGTAACTTTTCGCCGTTTTCCAGTGGGGTATAGCGGATCGAACGAATTGGTTTATCTACACTTAGATACATTCCTCCTGGAAATTCCTTTTCCGCCCGGATACTGACAACATATGAGCGGTCAGCATACATTCTCGAAAAATAAAGACTCTTTTTATCTTCGTGAAAAGGGAAATGGGAGCACATAACCAGATATTTACTTGATACTTCATACCCGTCCCGTGTAATAACCTTTGGATGCTTTCCCTTTTCCATATCAACAGCTACCGTATTCTCATAAATTTCCCCGCCTTGTTCCTGAACAATCGAAACAAGCTTGGATAAGTATTTAAGCGGGTGAAACTGAGCTTGGTTCTTCATAATTAAGGCTGTTTTAATTGAAAGATCAAAAGGGAGTATGTCAACCATTGCTCCTTGAATGCCAAGCTTTTGATAAGCCTCATATTCTGTATCGAGTTTTTTCGCATATTGTTCTGAGGTGGCATATAAATAGGCATCCTCTTTACTGAAATCACAGTCAATCTCGTGGTTTTGAACGGTTTCTCTAATAAATTGGATAGCTTGTGTGTTCGCCTCATAATAGGCACGGGCACGCTCTTCACCAAAATGACTAATAAACTCATCGTAGATCATGTCATGTTGAGCTGTAATTTTAGCCGTGGTATGGCCGGTTGTTCCATTTAAAATTTGATTAGCCTCTAAAATCGCAACTTTTAAACCTTCCCTTGTCAATAAATAAGCGAGGGTAATACCTGAAATTCCGCCGCCGACAATTGTTACATCAAAGAATTTATTTTCTTCTAATTTAGAAAAGGATGGGATATCAGCCGATGACCTCCAAAATGGTTCAGGGGAACGGTTAATTCTCTCATCAGACATAGGGGTGTACCTCCTAACATATATGTGATAGTTCTATTTTTTTCTAAATATAGGAAAGTATGTACCCAAGAACTAACAAAAAAAGAGCAAGCACTTGATTTCAAGGCTTGCTCTCCTTATTTTTATGAATAAACGATTCAATCTGATATTTGAGCGGTTCTAGTGAA
This genomic stretch from Bacillus oleivorans harbors:
- a CDS encoding L,D-transpeptidase; the encoded protein is MQERDKQRPAMGKRDIILLVCIFYLLGIVTAIGIYLFWLGKTEAQAEEPELYSELYVADVYIRGDRTEEESKLSKEQNYQLWEVTTVLRSALYQYVKQTNKFPKDLSLLERPFPYNYLSAIPQEPLTFSKVVADTYTGSGGWVYQPVTYALEKTNEPMLKQMIQDILYPNIELGQVKFPDFDPLKIIVNKGKNELWLVSGKIVLQKYPVGLGKNGKTPEGSFQIEEKMMNPNGAFTPVKNNPYGNRALVFAPSFAIHGTNNPESIGNNVSKGCIRMNNHEIAELYAKVPLYTMVEVKEDGPWAESLVRPLYKGSSNSENTFNQINRPKEENYGVFYNWSG
- a CDS encoding UTP--glucose-1-phosphate uridylyltransferase; the protein is MIKKAVIPAAGYGTRSLPITKVIPKEMFPIGEKPAIQYIVEEAIASGIQEILIIVSRAKNLIVDYFDHSLELEAFLERKNKDHLLKEMEIPNIQIHYTRQPYARGLGDAIRLGASFAHNEPFAVLLPDDIVIPQGLPALQQLISVFNETGSSVIGLKKVERELLKNYGVVKGQLIQPGRVKIESLVEKPLENPPSDLAVVGRYVFTPDIFKYLEKIKPGKDGEYQLTDAIQQLTEANDVFGRIIDGDRYDIGNTNEYIRLINYVHKPRK
- a CDS encoding FAD-dependent oxidoreductase, producing the protein MSDERINRSPEPFWRSSADIPSFSKLEENKFFDVTIVGGGISGITLAYLLTREGLKVAILEANQILNGTTGHTTAKITAQHDMIYDEFISHFGEERARAYYEANTQAIQFIRETVQNHEIDCDFSKEDAYLYATSEQYAKKLDTEYEAYQKLGIQGAMVDILPFDLSIKTALIMKNQAQFHPLKYLSKLVSIVQEQGGEIYENTVAVDMEKGKHPKVITRDGYEVSSKYLVMCSHFPFHEDKKSLYFSRMYADRSYVVSIRAEKEFPGGMYLSVDKPIRSIRYTPLENGEKLLIIGGGTHKTGQGPDTLSIYKDLERFANDVFGIKEITHKWSAQDLYTLDKIPYIGHFAEDTPNIFVATGYKKWGMTSSTAAALLITDLIKEVDNPYADLFTPSRFYADPSIKEFIKTNADVAGHLFAGKLEYTGKKLEEIQLNEGAVINLNGKRTGVYKDQDGKVHMVDTTCTHMGCEVEWNHGERTWDCPCHGSRFSIDGEVIEGPTNKPLKKVE
- a CDS encoding SRPBCC family protein produces the protein MSYTDTIEVNQQLEEVFAAVSNAENGPHFFDNVEKVEKLTDGPIQIGTKYQETKRIRSYKAEAILEVVDFVLNKQYKLKSEPNGLIVLNEYTFTSTEKGTKIEFKMKIQTKGIRNLLTKPIIVNILKKENENHLANIKKFVEA
- a CDS encoding DUF3231 family protein, which translates into the protein MGVLSGSPQNEPLHYGEVFAIFSFLAAAKGKIAGYQTLKNHTGDEDLKKLLADSIQDMKREEEKLEEILKVNGIALPPAPPERPYATIESIPAGARINDPEVSAMVSADIAAGLIACSQAIAQSVREDIAMMFGQFHMTKAQYGAKLLRLNKEKGWLIPPPLHLNTPEDC